Proteins found in one Salmo salar chromosome ssa26, Ssal_v3.1, whole genome shotgun sequence genomic segment:
- the m4a4a gene encoding Membrane-spanning 4-domains subfamily A member 4A encodes MADEEAVPAAEGPLVAVTFQKTPHKKQKYLESEPKALGVTQIALSVFYISSVIVILTNSMSMVVEDLIQIIGSVFVIIAGSLAIAAQNLHLPTLKACLGMQVVACVASVINLIFSVSDLAGHGYGNGCWVYVEINSTDHNDTCYSITASTGHYLAELVLINTALIAISVTLAAYCCKVINCCSPGQRMPVITVQVPPAQQ; translated from the exons ATGGCAG ATGAAGAGGCCGTGCCCGCTGCAGAGGGTCCTCTTGTCGCAGTGACATTTCAGAAAACTCCTCACAAAAAACAGAAGTACCTGGAGTCTGAACCCAAAGCATTGGGG gTGACTCAGATTGCCCTCAGTGTGTTCTATATCAGTTCTGTCATTGTCATTCTCACCAACAGCATGAGCATGGTGGTTGAAGATTTAATACAAATCATTGGATCAGTGTTT GTGATCATAGCTGGTAGTTTGGCCATAGCTGCACAGAATCTCCATCTTCCCACT cTGAAGGCCTGTCTGGGGATGCAGGTAGTGGCCTGTGTAGCATCAGTGATCAACTTGATCTTCTCTGTGTCAGACCTGGCTGGACACGGATACGgtaatggctgctgggtatacgTTGAAATCAACAGCACTGATCACAACGATACTTGCTATTCAATCACT GCTTCTACTGGACATTACCTTGCTGAGTTGGTCCTGATAAATACTGCTCTCATCGCTATCTCTGTCACGCTCGCTGCCTACTGCTGCAAGGTGATCAATTGCTGCTCCCCAGGACAACGAATG CCGGTGATCACAGTCCAAGTCCCTCCTGCTCAGCAATGA
- the LOC123730768 gene encoding uncharacterized protein: protein MADEEAVPGVEGPLVAVTFQRNPHQKQKYLESQPKALGVTQIALSVFYISSVIVILTNSMSMVVLDPPQIIGSIFVIIAGSLAIAAQNLHLPTLKACLGMQVVACVASVFNLIVSVARMEAPSYVCWKYSDVNLTDYDKTCVLFHNSATHYFAELILIQTALIAISITLAAYCCKVVNCCSPGPRMPVITVQVPPAQQ from the exons ATGGCAG ATGAAGAGGCTGTTCCTGGCGTAGAGGGTCCACTTGTCGCAGTGACATTTCAGAGGAATCCTCACCAAAAGCAGAAGTACCTGGAGTCTCAACCCAAAGCATTGGGG gTGACTCAGATTGCCCTCAGTGTGTTCTATATCAGTTCTGTCATTGTCATTCTCACCAACAGCATGAGCATGGTGGTTCTAGACCCACCACAAATCATTGGATCAATATTT GTGATCATAGCTGGTAGTTTGGCCATAGCTGCACAGAATCTCCATCTTCCCACT CTGAAGGCCTGTCTGGGGATGCAGGTAGTGGCCTGCGTAGCATCAGTGTTCAACTTGATCGTCTCTGTGGCAAGAATGGAAGCACCCAGTTATGTCTGTTGGAAATACAGTGATGTGAATCTCACTGATTACGACAAGACTTGTGTTTTATTTCAT AATTCTGCTACACATTACTTTGCTGAGTTGATCCTGATTCAAACTGCTCTCATCGCTATCTCTATCACGCTGGCTGCCTACTGCTGTAAGGTGGTCAACTGCTGCTCCCCAGGACCACGAATG CCGGTGATCACAGTCCAAGTCCCTCCTGCTCAGCAATGA